In Thermococcus sp. JdF3, a genomic segment contains:
- a CDS encoding metallophosphoesterase, with product MRVIAVTDIHGNSKRARQLAEILEGEKFDAFLVAGDLTHFSGSDKAREVLEPLLELGVPVVAVHGNCDGRDVPEFLTELGITAHNRRVEVGEVGIVGIGGSNITPFRTFWELTEDEIGGILERNYRDGDVILSHVPPKDTNADRVHSGLHVGSPALRGFIERKEPPLVLTGHIHEARSVDRIGGTVIVNPGPLFRGYYAVVDYDAEKKRVDGVELERL from the coding sequence GTGAGGGTGATAGCCGTCACCGACATCCATGGAAACTCCAAAAGGGCCCGCCAGCTCGCCGAAATACTGGAGGGCGAGAAATTTGACGCTTTCCTCGTGGCCGGAGACCTCACACATTTTAGCGGCTCTGATAAGGCCAGGGAAGTTCTGGAACCACTGCTTGAGCTGGGAGTTCCCGTGGTGGCGGTACACGGAAACTGCGACGGCAGGGACGTTCCGGAGTTCCTGACGGAGTTGGGCATAACTGCCCACAACAGACGGGTTGAGGTTGGTGAAGTTGGCATAGTTGGAATCGGCGGCTCAAACATAACACCGTTCCGCACGTTCTGGGAGCTCACTGAGGACGAAATTGGGGGGATTCTGGAGCGGAACTACCGCGACGGGGACGTGATACTCTCCCACGTGCCCCCAAAAGATACGAATGCAGACCGCGTTCATTCGGGCCTCCACGTGGGAAGTCCAGCGCTGAGGGGGTTTATAGAGAGGAAAGAACCCCCGCTCGTTCTCACCGGCCACATCCACGAGGCGAGGAGCGTCGATAGAATCGGCGGAACAGTGATCGTGAATCCCGGTCCCCTCTTCAGGGGGTACTACGCCGTTGTGGACTATGATGCGGAAAAGAAGAGGGTGGATGGTGTGGAGCTGGAGAGGCTTTAG
- a CDS encoding adenylate kinase family protein encodes MIIVVTGTPGVGKTTVSRLLSKKLGYEYVGVKEFARENGIGEMVGEELEIDVDELAEAMLREFHGQDVVIDGHLSHFVPADVVIVLRANPKLVAERLMERGYSKEKLAENVEAELVDVILVEALEENGNVLEVDTTGKTPDEVVDEIIELIEGGIKRRVGIVDWSGVYDEVLPYLRLEG; translated from the coding sequence ATGATAATAGTGGTAACCGGAACGCCGGGGGTCGGAAAGACCACTGTATCGAGGCTCCTCAGCAAGAAGCTTGGCTACGAATACGTGGGTGTTAAAGAATTCGCCAGAGAAAATGGTATCGGCGAGATGGTGGGCGAGGAGCTGGAGATAGATGTTGATGAGCTGGCTGAAGCCATGTTGCGGGAGTTTCATGGCCAGGATGTTGTGATAGACGGCCACCTCAGTCACTTTGTACCGGCGGACGTCGTAATAGTCCTTCGCGCCAATCCCAAGCTCGTTGCTGAGAGATTGATGGAACGGGGCTACTCAAAGGAGAAGCTCGCCGAGAACGTTGAGGCGGAGCTGGTGGACGTCATCCTGGTCGAGGCCCTTGAGGAAAATGGGAACGTCCTGGAAGTCGACACGACGGGAAAGACTCCGGATGAGGTCGTGGATGAGATAATCGAGCTCATTGAGGGTGGAATCAAAAGGAGGGTTGGAATCGTTGACTGGAGCGGTGTGTATGACGAGGTGCTGCCATACCTGCGGCTGGAGGGATGA